In Channa argus isolate prfri chromosome 23, Channa argus male v1.0, whole genome shotgun sequence, the following are encoded in one genomic region:
- the kif21a gene encoding kinesin-like protein KIF21A isoform X7, producing MTASQDESSVRVALRIRPQLAREKIEGCHICTYVMPGEPQVILGKDKAFTYDYLFDMDSQQDAIYTNCTEKLIEGCFEGYNATVFAYGQTGSGKTYTMGTGFDVNILDEELGIIPRAVHHLFKGIEERRQAAQEQGRPVPEFKINAQFLELYNEEVLDLFDSARDMKQKSLIKIHEDANGGIYTVGVTTRTVSSEAEMMQCLKLGALSRTTASTQMNVQSSRSHAIFTIHLCQVRVCASDNQENERDNRVSNGNSEMDEYETLTAKFHFVDLAGSERLKRTGATGDRAKEGISINCGLLALGNVISALGDRSKRASHVPYRDSKLTRLLQDSLGGNSQTVMIACISPSDRDFMETLNTLKYANRARNIKNKVMVNQDKASQQISALRTEIARLQMELMEYKTGKRMVGEDGVESFSDMFHENSMLQTENSNLRVRVKAMQETIDAQRARLTQLLSDQANQVLARAGEGGTEEIGNMIQSYIKEIEDLRAKLLESEAVNENLRKNLSRASNRQSFFGGSGSFSSTMLAPEKETSDIIELAKKDLEKLKKREKKKKKSANKEEVPDNEQEKGTEKEMSERVNEDAEMEVPEGSDHEEGEEEEEEEEEEMDVEESSDDSDSESDEKENYQADLANITCEIAIKQKLIDELENSQRRLHTLKQQYEQKLMMLQCKIKDTQLERDRVLQNMNSMESGTEDKSRKIKAEYEKKLSVMNKELQKLQSAQKEHARLLKNQSQYEKQLKKLQMDVAEMKKTKVRLMKQMKEQQEKNRMNESRRNREIASLKKDQRKQEHQLKLLEAQKRQQELILRRKTEEVTALRRQVRPTSGKIVRKINLAEPVQDSPYRPPSGRMYSSGNAAPNGTRLSYRRTAGVYSTRVARNKWQTLERRISDVIMQRMTISNMEADMNRLLKQREELTKRKEKVIRKRDRLVGEGPEAEKAVLPLNEEVDALTANIDYINDSIADCQANIMQMEETKEEGDTVDVSAVIGSCTLAEARFLLDHFMSVAINKGLQAAQRESQVKVMEGRLKQTEITSATQNQLLFHMLKEKAEFNPELDALLGNALQELGNIPAENGDDSSSDESAQSPSAEGNALTSDLMKICGEPKTRNKARRRTTTQMELLYANSDSAVDIPTTDFSSPMLPLAETPDVGGDVDSSGSSVRDYTALSPGLSSKMGSMGVINPVPSTKSSRSATLQCVHVAEGHSKAVLCVECTDDLLFTGSKDRTCKVWNLVTGQEIMSLAGHPNNVVSVRYSSSLVFTVSTSYIKVWDIRDSAKCIRTLTSSGQVNVGDACASNTSRTVTIPAGENQINQIALNPNGTVLYAAAGNSVRVWDLRRFASTGKLMGHLGPVMCLTVDQSGNNQDLVITGSKDHYIKLFDVAEGSLGSISPTHNFEPPHYDGIESLVVQGDIFFSGSRDNGIKKWDLDRKDLLQQVPNAHRDWVCALGVVPGSPALLSGCRAGVLKLWHTDMLGTLGELKGHESPINSISTNSSHLFTASDDRTVKIWRARGGLDNSLEVADNADEVASN from the exons ACGGGTTCAGGAAAGACGTACACCATGGGGACGGGTTTTGATGTCAACATTTTGGACGAGGAGCTGGGCATCATCCCACGTGCTGTCCACCACCTCTTCAAGGGCATTGAAGAGCGTCGGCAAGCTGCTCAGGAGCAGGGACGTCCCGTACCAGAGTTCAAGATCAACGCTCAGTTCCTCGAG CTTTACAATGAAGAAGTTCTGGACCTGTTTGACTCTGCACGAGACATGAAGCAGAAATCTCTCATCAAAATCCATGAAGATGCCAATGGAGGGATCTACACAGTCGGAGTGACTACACGGACCGTGTCCTCTGAGGCTGAG ATGATGCAATGCCTGAAGCTGGGGGCCCTGTCTCGCACCACAGCCAGCACTCAGATGAACGTCCAGAGCTCCCGATCCCACGCCATCTTCACCATCCACCTGTGCCAAGTTCGCGTTTGTGCCTCTGACAAT caagagaatgagagagatAACAGAGTCTCCAACGGAAACTCTGAGATGGATGAGTATGAGACGCTGACAGCCAAGTTTCACTTTGTGGACCTGGCCGGCTCTGAGAGATTGAAGAGAACTGGAGCAACGGGCGATCGAGCCAAAGAGGGCATCTCCATCAACTGTGGACTG CTCGCTCTGGGGAATGTAATCAGTGCTTTGGGTGACCGAAGCAAGCGGGCCTCACACGTGCCTTACAGAGACTCCAAACTCACCCGTCTTCTGCAGGACTCATTAGGAGGAAACAG CCAAACCGTGATGATTGCATGCATTAGCCCATCTGACCGTGACTTCATGGAGACACTGAACACATTAAAGTATGCCAACCGAGCCCGGAACATCAAGAACAAGGTGATGGTGAACCAGGACAAGGCCAGCCAGCAGATCAGTGCGCTGAGGACGGAAATAGCTCGACTGCAGATGGAGCTGATGGAGTATAAGACg GGTAAACGCATGGTGGGTGAAGATGGTGTGGAGAGCTTCAGCGACATGTTCCACGAGAACTCCATGCTGCAGACGGAGAACAGCAACCTGAGGGTGAGGGTGAAGGCCATGCAGGAGACCATCGATGCTCAGCGGGCACGGCTCACCCAGCTGCTCAGTGACCAGGCTAACCAGGTCCTGGCCAGGGCAG GTGAAGGAGGAACTGAAGAAATTGGAAACATGATTCAGAGTTACATCAAAGAGATTGAAGATCTCAG AGCCAAGCTTCTGGAGAGTGAAGCTGTAAATGAGAATCTGAGGAAGAACCTGTCCCGTGCCTCCAACCGTCAGTCTTTCTTCGGAGGGTCCGGCTCCTTCTCCTCCACGATGCTGGCCCCCGAGAAGGAAACCTCTGATATCATTGAGCTTGCCAAGAAAGACCTGGAAAAACTGAAGAAgcgagaaaaaaagaaaaagaaaag TGCCAACAAAGAGGAAGTTCCTGACAATGAACAAGAAAAgggcacagagaaagaaatgagcGAGCGAGTCAATGAGGACGCAGAGATG GAGGTCCCGGAAGGCAGTGACCAcgaggaaggagaagaggaggaggaggaggaggaagaggagatggaTGTAGAAGAGAGCTCTGATGATTCTGACTCTGAGTCAGATGAGAAAG AGAACTACCAGGCAGATCTGGCCAACATCACGTGTGAGATCGCCATCAAGCAGAAGCTGATCGATGAGCTGGAAAACAGTCAGCGGCGTCTGCACACGCTCAAACAGCAGTACGAACAGAAACTGATGATGCTGCAGTGCAAGATCAAAGACACCCAGCTGGAGAGAGACCGTGTCCTCCAAAACATGA ATTCGATGGAAAGCGGCACGGAGGACAAATCTCGCAAAATCAAGGCCGAATATGAAAAGAAGCTGAGCGTCATGAACAAGGAGCTTCAGAAGCTCCAGTCGGCACAGAAGGAGCACGCCCGCCTGCTGAAGAACCAATCGCAGTACGAGAAACAGCTGAAGAAGCTTCAGATGGATGtggcagaaatgaaaaagacaaag GTTCGTCTCATGAAGCAGATGAaggagcagcaggagaagaACAGGATGAACGAGTCTCgcagaaacagagaaattgCCTCCTTGAAGAAAGACCAGCGCAAGCAAGAG CATCAACTGAAGTTACTGGAGGCTCAGAAGAGGCAGCAGGAGCTCATTCTAAGGAGAAAGACTGAGGAG GTGACAGCACTCAGAAGGCAAGTCAGGCCCACCTCGGGTAAGATTGTGAGGAAAATCAATCTCGCAGAACCAGTCCAGGACTCTCCCTACAGACCTCCATCGGGACGCATGTACTCTTCGGGCAATGCTGCCCCAAACGGGACTCG TTTATCTTACAGGCGTACAGCAGGTGTTTACTCCACCAGAGTTGCTCGCAACAAATGGCAGACTCTGGAGCGACGGATATCTGATGTCATCATGCAGAGGATGACCATCTCCAACATGGAGGCTGACATGAACCGGCTTCTTAAG CAACGTGAGGAGCTGACCAAGCGTAAGGAGAAGGTCATCAGGAAGAGAGACCGGCTGGTCGGAGAAGGGCCAGAGGCAGAAAAAGCGGTGCTTCCGCTCAACGAAGAGGTTGACGCGTTGACTGCCAATATTGACTACATCAACGACAGCATTGCAGACTGTCAGGCCAACATCATGCAGATGGAGGAAACCAAG GAGGAAGGTGACACAGTGGACGTGTCTGCTGTGATTGGTTCCTGTACTCTGGCAGAGGCTCGTTTTCTGCTCGATCACTTCATGTCAGTGGCCATAAACAAG GGTCTGCAGGCAGCCCAGAGGGAGTCTCAGGTGAAGGTGATGGAGGGCAGGCTGAAGCAGACGGAGATCACCAGCGCCACCCAGAACCAGCTTCTCTTTCACATGTTAAAGGAGAAGGCGGAGTTCAACCCGGAGCTGGACGCCCTGCTGGGGAACGCTCTGCAAG agCTAGGTAACATCCCGGCTG AAAATGGAGATGATAGCAGCAGTGATGAGTCTGCCCAGAGCCCTTCAGCAGAGGGAAA TGCTTTGACATCAGATCTTATGAAAATCTGTGGAGAGCCCAAAACTAGAAATAAG GCTCGTAGGAGGACCACCACGCAGATGGAGTTGCTGTACGCAAACAGCGACTCTGCTGTTGACATTCCCACCACAGACTTCTCCAGTCCGATGCTGCCGCTGGCTGAAACACCAGATGTGGGGGGGGACGTGGACTCGTCAGGCTCATCAGTCAGGGACTACACAGCTCTCTCCCCCGGCCTTTCCTCTAAAATGGGCAGCAT ggGTGTCATCAACCCGGTGCCGTCCACTAAGAGCAGCCGGTCAGCAACATTACAGTGTGTCCACGTGGCAGAGGGACACAGTAAAGCTGTCCTGTGTGTCGAATGCACTGATGACCTCCTCTTCACCGGATCCAAAG ACCGAACCTGTAAGGTTTGGAATCTGGTGACCGGTCAGGAGATAATGTCCCTGGCTGGTCACCCCAACAACGTGGTGTCAGTCCGCTACAGCTCCAGCTTGGTCTTCACTGTCTCCACCTCCTACATCAAAGTCTGGGACATACGGGACTCGGCCAAGTGCATTCGAACGCTGAC GTCATCTGGACAGGTCAATGTTGGAGACGCCTGTGCTTCTAACACCAGCCGGACCGTCACCATCCCAGCAGGAGAGAATCAGATCAACCAGATCGCACTCAACCCCAATGGAACGGTTCTGTATGCTGCTGCAGGAAACTCGGTCAGAGTCTGGGACTTgagaag ATTTGCATCCACTGGGAAACTTATGGGCCACCTTGGTCCCGTGATGTGTCTGACTGTGGATCAGTCTGGAAACAATCAAGATCTGGTGATAACTGGTTCCAAAGATCATTACATCAAG CTGTTCGATGTGGCTGAAGGCTCTCTGGGGAGCATCAGCCCTACACACAACTTTGAACCACCGCATTATGACGGTATTGAATCACTGGTGGTGCAGGGGGACATTTTCTTCAGCGGCTCCAGAGACAACGGCATCAAAAAGTGGGATTTGGACCGTAAAGACCTCCTGCAG CAAGTCCCAAACGCTCACCGTGACTGGGTTTGTGCTTTGGGTGTTGTACCTGGATCCCCAGCCTTGCTGAGCGGCTGCAGAGCTGGGGTGCTCAAGCTGTGGCACACAGACATGCTGGGGACCCTGGGGGAGCTGAAGGGTCATGAGAGCCCTATTAACAGCATCTCCACCAACAGCAGCCACCTGTTTACTGCCTCAGA TGACCGGACTGTGAAGATCTGGCGTGCACGTGGCGGCCTGGACAACTCTCTAGAGGTGGCCGACAATGCAGATGAGGTGGCTAGTAACTGA
- the kif21a gene encoding kinesin-like protein KIF21A isoform X3: MTASQDESSVRVALRIRPQLAREKIEGCHICTYVMPGEPQVILGKDKAFTYDYLFDMDSQQDAIYTNCTEKLIEGCFEGYNATVFAYGQTGSGKTYTMGTGFDVNILDEELGIIPRAVHHLFKGIEERRQAAQEQGRPVPEFKINAQFLELYNEEVLDLFDSARDMKQKSLIKIHEDANGGIYTVGVTTRTVSSEAEMMQCLKLGALSRTTASTQMNVQSSRSHAIFTIHLCQVRVCASDNQENERDNRVSNGNSEMDEYETLTAKFHFVDLAGSERLKRTGATGDRAKEGISINCGLLALGNVISALGDRSKRASHVPYRDSKLTRLLQDSLGGNSQTVMIACISPSDRDFMETLNTLKYANRARNIKNKVMVNQDKASQQISALRTEIARLQMELMEYKTGKRMVGEDGVESFSDMFHENSMLQTENSNLRVRVKAMQETIDAQRARLTQLLSDQANQVLARAGEGGTEEIGNMIQSYIKEIEDLRAKLLESEAVNENLRKNLSRASNRQSFFGGSGSFSSTMLAPEKETSDIIELAKKDLEKLKKREKKKKKSANKEEVPDNEQEKGTEKEMSERVNEDAEMEVPEGSDHEEGEEEEEEEEEEMDVEESSDDSDSESDEKENYQADLANITCEIAIKQKLIDELENSQRRLHTLKQQYEQKLMMLQCKIKDTQLERDRVLQNMNSMESGTEDKSRKIKAEYEKKLSVMNKELQKLQSAQKEHARLLKNQSQYEKQLKKLQMDVAEMKKTKVRLMKQMKEQQEKNRMNESRRNREIASLKKDQRKQEHQLKLLEAQKRQQELILRRKTEEVTALRRQVRPTSGKIVRKINLAEPVQDSPYRPPSGRMYSSGNAAPNGTRLSYRRTAGVYSTRVARNKWQTLERRISDVIMQRMTISNMEADMNRLLKQREELTKRKEKVIRKRDRLVGEGPEAEKAVLPLNEEVDALTANIDYINDSIADCQANIMQMEETKEEGDTVDVSAVIGSCTLAEARFLLDHFMSVAINKGLQAAQRESQVKVMEGRLKQTEITSATQNQLLFHMLKEKAEFNPELDALLGNALQELGNIPAENGDDSSSDESAQSPSAEGNALTSDLMKICGEPKTRNKARRRTTTQMELLYANSDSAVDIPTTDFSSPMLPLAETPDVGGDVDSSGSSVRDYTALSPGLSSKMGSISGSRTSSGVEKRAPEPSPLSRRKTYDKAQAAADRAKVKEIKQGVINPVPSTKSSRSATLQCVHVAEGHSKAVLCVECTDDLLFTGSKDRTCKVWNLVTGQEIMSLAGHPNNVVSVRYSSSLVFTVSTSYIKVWDIRDSAKCIRTLTSSGQVNVGDACASNTSRTVTIPAGENQINQIALNPNGTVLYAAAGNSVRVWDLRRFASTGKLMGHLGPVMCLTVDQSGNNQDLVITGSKDHYIKLFDVAEGSLGSISPTHNFEPPHYDGIESLVVQGDIFFSGSRDNGIKKWDLDRKDLLQQVPNAHRDWVCALGVVPGSPALLSGCRAGVLKLWHTDMLGTLGELKGHESPINSISTNSSHLFTASDDRTVKIWRARGGLDNSLEVADNADEVASN, translated from the exons ACGGGTTCAGGAAAGACGTACACCATGGGGACGGGTTTTGATGTCAACATTTTGGACGAGGAGCTGGGCATCATCCCACGTGCTGTCCACCACCTCTTCAAGGGCATTGAAGAGCGTCGGCAAGCTGCTCAGGAGCAGGGACGTCCCGTACCAGAGTTCAAGATCAACGCTCAGTTCCTCGAG CTTTACAATGAAGAAGTTCTGGACCTGTTTGACTCTGCACGAGACATGAAGCAGAAATCTCTCATCAAAATCCATGAAGATGCCAATGGAGGGATCTACACAGTCGGAGTGACTACACGGACCGTGTCCTCTGAGGCTGAG ATGATGCAATGCCTGAAGCTGGGGGCCCTGTCTCGCACCACAGCCAGCACTCAGATGAACGTCCAGAGCTCCCGATCCCACGCCATCTTCACCATCCACCTGTGCCAAGTTCGCGTTTGTGCCTCTGACAAT caagagaatgagagagatAACAGAGTCTCCAACGGAAACTCTGAGATGGATGAGTATGAGACGCTGACAGCCAAGTTTCACTTTGTGGACCTGGCCGGCTCTGAGAGATTGAAGAGAACTGGAGCAACGGGCGATCGAGCCAAAGAGGGCATCTCCATCAACTGTGGACTG CTCGCTCTGGGGAATGTAATCAGTGCTTTGGGTGACCGAAGCAAGCGGGCCTCACACGTGCCTTACAGAGACTCCAAACTCACCCGTCTTCTGCAGGACTCATTAGGAGGAAACAG CCAAACCGTGATGATTGCATGCATTAGCCCATCTGACCGTGACTTCATGGAGACACTGAACACATTAAAGTATGCCAACCGAGCCCGGAACATCAAGAACAAGGTGATGGTGAACCAGGACAAGGCCAGCCAGCAGATCAGTGCGCTGAGGACGGAAATAGCTCGACTGCAGATGGAGCTGATGGAGTATAAGACg GGTAAACGCATGGTGGGTGAAGATGGTGTGGAGAGCTTCAGCGACATGTTCCACGAGAACTCCATGCTGCAGACGGAGAACAGCAACCTGAGGGTGAGGGTGAAGGCCATGCAGGAGACCATCGATGCTCAGCGGGCACGGCTCACCCAGCTGCTCAGTGACCAGGCTAACCAGGTCCTGGCCAGGGCAG GTGAAGGAGGAACTGAAGAAATTGGAAACATGATTCAGAGTTACATCAAAGAGATTGAAGATCTCAG AGCCAAGCTTCTGGAGAGTGAAGCTGTAAATGAGAATCTGAGGAAGAACCTGTCCCGTGCCTCCAACCGTCAGTCTTTCTTCGGAGGGTCCGGCTCCTTCTCCTCCACGATGCTGGCCCCCGAGAAGGAAACCTCTGATATCATTGAGCTTGCCAAGAAAGACCTGGAAAAACTGAAGAAgcgagaaaaaaagaaaaagaaaag TGCCAACAAAGAGGAAGTTCCTGACAATGAACAAGAAAAgggcacagagaaagaaatgagcGAGCGAGTCAATGAGGACGCAGAGATG GAGGTCCCGGAAGGCAGTGACCAcgaggaaggagaagaggaggaggaggaggaggaagaggagatggaTGTAGAAGAGAGCTCTGATGATTCTGACTCTGAGTCAGATGAGAAAG AGAACTACCAGGCAGATCTGGCCAACATCACGTGTGAGATCGCCATCAAGCAGAAGCTGATCGATGAGCTGGAAAACAGTCAGCGGCGTCTGCACACGCTCAAACAGCAGTACGAACAGAAACTGATGATGCTGCAGTGCAAGATCAAAGACACCCAGCTGGAGAGAGACCGTGTCCTCCAAAACATGA ATTCGATGGAAAGCGGCACGGAGGACAAATCTCGCAAAATCAAGGCCGAATATGAAAAGAAGCTGAGCGTCATGAACAAGGAGCTTCAGAAGCTCCAGTCGGCACAGAAGGAGCACGCCCGCCTGCTGAAGAACCAATCGCAGTACGAGAAACAGCTGAAGAAGCTTCAGATGGATGtggcagaaatgaaaaagacaaag GTTCGTCTCATGAAGCAGATGAaggagcagcaggagaagaACAGGATGAACGAGTCTCgcagaaacagagaaattgCCTCCTTGAAGAAAGACCAGCGCAAGCAAGAG CATCAACTGAAGTTACTGGAGGCTCAGAAGAGGCAGCAGGAGCTCATTCTAAGGAGAAAGACTGAGGAG GTGACAGCACTCAGAAGGCAAGTCAGGCCCACCTCGGGTAAGATTGTGAGGAAAATCAATCTCGCAGAACCAGTCCAGGACTCTCCCTACAGACCTCCATCGGGACGCATGTACTCTTCGGGCAATGCTGCCCCAAACGGGACTCG TTTATCTTACAGGCGTACAGCAGGTGTTTACTCCACCAGAGTTGCTCGCAACAAATGGCAGACTCTGGAGCGACGGATATCTGATGTCATCATGCAGAGGATGACCATCTCCAACATGGAGGCTGACATGAACCGGCTTCTTAAG CAACGTGAGGAGCTGACCAAGCGTAAGGAGAAGGTCATCAGGAAGAGAGACCGGCTGGTCGGAGAAGGGCCAGAGGCAGAAAAAGCGGTGCTTCCGCTCAACGAAGAGGTTGACGCGTTGACTGCCAATATTGACTACATCAACGACAGCATTGCAGACTGTCAGGCCAACATCATGCAGATGGAGGAAACCAAG GAGGAAGGTGACACAGTGGACGTGTCTGCTGTGATTGGTTCCTGTACTCTGGCAGAGGCTCGTTTTCTGCTCGATCACTTCATGTCAGTGGCCATAAACAAG GGTCTGCAGGCAGCCCAGAGGGAGTCTCAGGTGAAGGTGATGGAGGGCAGGCTGAAGCAGACGGAGATCACCAGCGCCACCCAGAACCAGCTTCTCTTTCACATGTTAAAGGAGAAGGCGGAGTTCAACCCGGAGCTGGACGCCCTGCTGGGGAACGCTCTGCAAG agCTAGGTAACATCCCGGCTG AAAATGGAGATGATAGCAGCAGTGATGAGTCTGCCCAGAGCCCTTCAGCAGAGGGAAA TGCTTTGACATCAGATCTTATGAAAATCTGTGGAGAGCCCAAAACTAGAAATAAG GCTCGTAGGAGGACCACCACGCAGATGGAGTTGCTGTACGCAAACAGCGACTCTGCTGTTGACATTCCCACCACAGACTTCTCCAGTCCGATGCTGCCGCTGGCTGAAACACCAGATGTGGGGGGGGACGTGGACTCGTCAGGCTCATCAGTCAGGGACTACACAGCTCTCTCCCCCGGCCTTTCCTCTAAAATGGGCAGCAT TTCTGGCTCCAGAACTTCATCAGGTGTGGAAAAGCGAGCTCCAGAGCCTTCCCCGCTCTCTCGCAGGAAGACGTATGACAAGGCACAAGCTGCAGCCGACAGGGCAAAGGTCAAGGAGATTAAACA ggGTGTCATCAACCCGGTGCCGTCCACTAAGAGCAGCCGGTCAGCAACATTACAGTGTGTCCACGTGGCAGAGGGACACAGTAAAGCTGTCCTGTGTGTCGAATGCACTGATGACCTCCTCTTCACCGGATCCAAAG ACCGAACCTGTAAGGTTTGGAATCTGGTGACCGGTCAGGAGATAATGTCCCTGGCTGGTCACCCCAACAACGTGGTGTCAGTCCGCTACAGCTCCAGCTTGGTCTTCACTGTCTCCACCTCCTACATCAAAGTCTGGGACATACGGGACTCGGCCAAGTGCATTCGAACGCTGAC GTCATCTGGACAGGTCAATGTTGGAGACGCCTGTGCTTCTAACACCAGCCGGACCGTCACCATCCCAGCAGGAGAGAATCAGATCAACCAGATCGCACTCAACCCCAATGGAACGGTTCTGTATGCTGCTGCAGGAAACTCGGTCAGAGTCTGGGACTTgagaag ATTTGCATCCACTGGGAAACTTATGGGCCACCTTGGTCCCGTGATGTGTCTGACTGTGGATCAGTCTGGAAACAATCAAGATCTGGTGATAACTGGTTCCAAAGATCATTACATCAAG CTGTTCGATGTGGCTGAAGGCTCTCTGGGGAGCATCAGCCCTACACACAACTTTGAACCACCGCATTATGACGGTATTGAATCACTGGTGGTGCAGGGGGACATTTTCTTCAGCGGCTCCAGAGACAACGGCATCAAAAAGTGGGATTTGGACCGTAAAGACCTCCTGCAG CAAGTCCCAAACGCTCACCGTGACTGGGTTTGTGCTTTGGGTGTTGTACCTGGATCCCCAGCCTTGCTGAGCGGCTGCAGAGCTGGGGTGCTCAAGCTGTGGCACACAGACATGCTGGGGACCCTGGGGGAGCTGAAGGGTCATGAGAGCCCTATTAACAGCATCTCCACCAACAGCAGCCACCTGTTTACTGCCTCAGA TGACCGGACTGTGAAGATCTGGCGTGCACGTGGCGGCCTGGACAACTCTCTAGAGGTGGCCGACAATGCAGATGAGGTGGCTAGTAACTGA